TTGCTGGTGGAATAGAAAACTTTTGTTTTGAAAGTTCAAGTAGTAGGGATAAAAAAGGATTGTTATACTTTTTTATATCTGTTTTATTCCTGTATATCTGCCTTTCATCTTCCATGATCACAGGAGACTTTAAAACCTTTATCATGTTGACAGGATTTTCCGGATCTTCAATAAACCTTAGGATATTAATAACCGTTTTTACTTCTTCTGTCTCAAAGAGATTTCCAGCTCCGTGAAATCTGACAGGTATGTTATTTTTTTGCAGAGACTGAACAATCTTTTTTAAGAGATTGTTTGTTCTTACCAGAATCATTATCTGGTTGTAGGAGTATTTTTTTGAAAGCTCATGTATCAGGAGGGGAATGTAGTCTGTTTGATCTACATCTGCGTCTGATATATCCCTTATCTGAACCTCACCCTTTTTTTTCTTAACAGGTTTTACAGCCTTTTTGTATTCATTGTTTATATGCGTAAGTATCTTTTCTGAGGTGAATATTCTGTTTAGAAAGTCTACTATCTCTGGGCAGCTTCTGTAGTTTTTTTCAAGTATAATTTTCTTAAAGTCGTCAACAAACTGGAAGTAACCCTGAAGGTCAGCTGCTCTCCACTGGTATATACACTGTTTTGGATCTCCAAAAACAGATATATTGCTGTCTTCAAGCTTTTTTAATATCTGAATCTGTAATCTGTCAGTATCCTGAAACTCATCAACAAAAATATACCTGAACTTCTCTTTTAGACTTTCTCTTATATGATTGTCTTTTAAAAGCTCGTTCATCTTTATCAAAATATCATCAAAATCTATTATCCCCTCTATCTTCTTTATTTTTTCTATATAGCTCAAAAATTCAAAAAATCTGTCTGTGATAAGATTTGCATTAAAATCAAGCTGTTCCTGATAAAGATCTTTTGATAGATCAAAAATTTTATTGTCCAGTTCAAAAAAACTCTCATCAAGATATGGCTGGATACTTTTTAAAAAAAACTCTCTGCTTTCTTTATTTCCGCTTCTACTTCCTTTGAATATAAACCCTCTGTCTGATATCTGGTTTATATGCAGGGTTTCCCCTTCTTCAATTGATATTTTCAATTCAAAAGGGTTGTTATTAAATATTTTTTCTTCAAGTCCTTTCTGTTTTATTTTGAGGAAAAGTCTGCCGTATTTTTTAAAAAATTCTTCAATAAGTTTGTGGAGTTCTTTTTTCAGGTGCTGGATTTTGTCTCCCTGTGATTTTATATCTCTCTCTTTCCTTTTTATTTTTGTCCTGTTTATATAAAGGGTATAAAATATTTCAAAAAGGTTAGAACCTGAGAAACTTTCAAGCCTGTCCCATATCTGCCTGTTTTGGTTAAAATCATCTTCAATCCAGTTTTCAAACTCTTTCAGTAAAAACTGTCTCAGCATGCTATCTTGAAATATTTTTGTGTTTCTGTCAATTCCTGATTTTTCTGGGTGCTTTTTCAAAATTCTTAAGAAAACGCTGTGAAATGTTCCTATGTATGAAAACTCAACTTTTAGAAGCTGTGAATGTAACCTTTTTTTTAATTCAGGATTGTCTTCATTCTCAATACTCTGGAATACACTTGTGTAAATCTTTTCTTTTATTTCCCCTGC
This DNA window, taken from Persephonella sp., encodes the following:
- a CDS encoding UvrD-helicase domain-containing protein, which encodes MNTNYIASAGTGKTFNLVEQVINKIKEGISLDNMLILTFTEKAAGEIKEKIYTSVFQSIENEDNPELKKRLHSQLLKVEFSYIGTFHSVFLRILKKHPEKSGIDRNTKIFQDSMLRQFLLKEFENWIEDDFNQNRQIWDRLESFSGSNLFEIFYTLYINRTKIKRKERDIKSQGDKIQHLKKELHKLIEEFFKKYGRLFLKIKQKGLEEKIFNNNPFELKISIEEGETLHINQISDRGFIFKGSRSGNKESREFFLKSIQPYLDESFFELDNKIFDLSKDLYQEQLDFNANLITDRFFEFLSYIEKIKKIEGIIDFDDILIKMNELLKDNHIRESLKEKFRYIFVDEFQDTDRLQIQILKKLEDSNISVFGDPKQCIYQWRAADLQGYFQFVDDFKKIILEKNYRSCPEIVDFLNRIFTSEKILTHINNEYKKAVKPVKKKKGEVQIRDISDADVDQTDYIPLLIHELSKKYSYNQIMILVRTNNLLKKIVQSLQKNNIPVRFHGAGNLFETEEVKTVINILRFIEDPENPVNMIKVLKSPVIMEDERQIYRNKTDIKKYNNPFLSLLLELSKQKFSIPPAKIIDRIYIESDIIPIFSSFKDGKTKVRNLSYLQDLILRLSRENYNLRDIILYAETALEKIPDDDQQNCVEVLTIHKSKGLQKEVVILPFFDTDPYTIKHRSIYFYKDELIINFKNAKSKKFFDVEKDLYLEDQNEIERLLYVALTRAEEKLYIIKSKKPSKNSFLKLLENAFDLSPYIHKITKIEKRSDLSKSEKKPSLSLDEAVQLEKYLKKEKEKASKFERFTTVTKLTEKEKKLSKNSQNAKLSMFTGIVIHSVLEEMDFKDFSLEKSILKIREKMDTVPQKMKKEVEEKAVKLMKIFENSEILEELKKSSIIFREVPFILKEKNRFIEGRIDIVYKKDGEINIMDYKTADFTSEKEIVDRYNIQKKYYLKAVKKIFPEEKVLFKIGMLSTGKIIKLN